DNA from Archaeoglobus veneficus SNP6:
ACCAGCGTCGGGCTTTTAAGCGAGGCTATCTCGCCAATGCCGGGTTTGTGGCACCTCTTAGAGGTTAGTACCACTTCTTCTCTGCGGAGCACCTCATCAAGCTCCGCTTTTCTTACTTTATAGCCCCAGTACTCCTCCACTTCCCGGGGCTCAACCTCTTCAACGACCAACGGCTTCGTCGAACAGACCCTGACGGTCACACGGGCCCCGCTTTTTAGTTTGTATCGGGATTTCTCCCTCTTGAGCAGGGCCAGGGCCTTTACACCGACATCGACCCACGCGGTGCCGTCAGGACCAACCCTTCTAACGACCCCATCCCTCACTTCACCGATTTTTAAATCTTTCGGCCGATGGGATGGGATGCGGAGAGGAGGCAGCACTCCTGCGTACTTGAGGCTTGGCTTGATTGGTATTAAGTATTTTCTGAGGTACTGAGGAGTTTCGAGGTATTGAAGCACGTCCGCGATAAAGTCCGATTCATCGAGCTTGGGGTCGCGGTATATTATAATCTCATCTACTCTGAATATCGCTGCAGCCCTTGCTATCTGCCCGACCTTGTACGCCTTAATTTTTTCATCTCTCTCGTTTATGAGAGCTGAAGACGGGATTGCTATGGAGGTCATTTCATGGGAGGTTGGTGGGGCTATTTATAAAGGTGCTTGAGTGTGAGAGGGCCAAGAACATGCGGGCAATATTAAATAATTTTGATGAAATATTCAGAAAATATACAAGTTAGCAAAAAAACAAATCAAAAACCCAAATCAACCCTTCGCAACACCCAGCGGAAGCAATCTTGCGACGAGCCTTGAGAGGCCAGCTTTGTGCACAACTTCTACAACATCATCGCTGCGCTTGTATGCTTCCGGCGCCTCCTCTGCGAGCAGCGCACCCTGCGTCGCCCTCACATATATCCCTCTCTTTTCAAGATTTGACCTCACTGCAGAGCCCCTCAGCTTCCTCTTTGCTGCAGCTCTGCTCATGACTCTCCCGCTGCCGTGACACGTCGAGCCAAAGCTCTCTTCCATGGCTTTTTCCGTGCCAATCAGTACGTAGCTTGGAGTTCCCATGCTTCCAGGGATGAGGACTGGCTGGCCTATGTCGCGGTAGTGCTCGGGTATTTCTTTGCATCCCGGCCCGAATGCCCTTGTTGCACCCTTTCTGTGAACGCAGACTTTCTTTTTCTTGCCATCGACGAGGTGTTCCTCAAACTTGGCTATGTTGTGCGCCACATCGTAAACGAGTCTCATTTCCAGGTCATCTTCGCTCATGCCGAATATCTTCTCGAAAGTCTCGCGAACCCAGTGGGTTATTATCTGCCTGTTGCACCACGCGTAGTTCGCGCTTGCAGCCATACCGCCGAAGTAGTCCTGTCCCTCTCTGCTCTTTATCGGAGCGCACGCAAGCTGCCTATCTGGTAGCCTTATCCCGTATTTCTTAACAGCCCTATCGAGGACTTCGAGGAAGTCTGTACAAACCTGATGCCCCAAACCTCTACTTCCACAGTGAATCATAACAGTAACCATGCCCTCTT
Protein-coding regions in this window:
- a CDS encoding putative RNA uridine N3 methyltransferase, encoding MTSIAIPSSALINERDEKIKAYKVGQIARAAAIFRVDEIIIYRDPKLDESDFIADVLQYLETPQYLRKYLIPIKPSLKYAGVLPPLRIPSHRPKDLKIGEVRDGVVRRVGPDGTAWVDVGVKALALLKREKSRYKLKSGARVTVRVCSTKPLVVEEVEPREVEEYWGYKVRKAELDEVLRREEVVLTSKRCHKPGIGEIASLKSPTLVFGSPEEGVHEIAARLGVKLPSRCWNIVPNQGTETVRLEEAVIAALAIINFLKS
- a CDS encoding RtcB family protein, whose product is MESILKKVTEYKWELPKSYKQGMRVPAYFYINRKLMQILEKDAVEQAANVATMPGIQKASLVMPDVHVGYGFPIGGVAAFDVEEGVVSPGGVGFDINCGVRLLRSNLRVDDVRPKIKQLIDALFVAVPSGVGSEGRLRVSDKELDEIFVVGAKWAIENGYGWKEDLDNCEEHGALAGGRPEVVSRKARSRGKPQLGTLGSGNHFLEVQYVDKIYDEEAAKVMGLEEGMVTVMIHCGSRGLGHQVCTDFLEVLDRAVKKYGIRLPDRQLACAPIKSREGQDYFGGMAASANYAWCNRQIITHWVRETFEKIFGMSEDDLEMRLVYDVAHNIAKFEEHLVDGKKKKVCVHRKGATRAFGPGCKEIPEHYRDIGQPVLIPGSMGTPSYVLIGTEKAMEESFGSTCHGSGRVMSRAAAKRKLRGSAVRSNLEKRGIYVRATQGALLAEEAPEAYKRSDDVVEVVHKAGLSRLVARLLPLGVAKG